Part of the Terriglobales bacterium genome is shown below.
AAAAGCCGCCGAAGCTCACTTCGCGGCGGATTGGGATTCATACGTCAACTGCCGGCGGCGTACAACTGGCTGCTGAGCGCGCCTACCGGCTGGGATGCAATACCTTCCAGATCTTTTCTTCCAGCCCGCGCCAGTGGAAGCCCTATTTGCTGAGCCGCTCGCAGTGCGACGAGATGCGCAGCTTGCGCAAAAAATACGGCATCAAGCCGCTGGTGATCCACACCAATTATCTGGTGAACCTGGCGGGCACCAATCCCGAGTTCCACGCCAAATCCATAGAAGCTTTTCGCGCTGAATTAGAGCGTGCTCTTGCACTGGGCGCCGAGTATCTTGTGCTGCATCCCGGATCGTTTCGCGGCAGCAGCCGGGAAGAGGGCATGGATCGGGTAGCGGCAGCCATTCGCGAATCAGCTAATGGCCTGGACCTGAAGGCGGGCAACCTGGCCATCCTGATCGAAAACACCGCCGGAGCGGAATATTCTCTGGGGAGCTCGTTCGAGCAGGTTGGAGAATTATTGGCAAAGCTGCGCGGACTTGTTCCTGTGGGTGTTTGCATTGATACCTGCCATACCCACGTCGCCGGCTATGACATCGTCAGCGAATCCGGCATGCGTGAGACGCTGGCACAGCTCGACTCTAGCGTGGGCCTGAAGAATGTCGCCGTCTGGCACTGCAACGACGCCAAAGCCACACGCGGATCGAAGCTCGACCGCCACCAGCATATCGGCAAAGGCCAGATCGGCCTCGAGCCTTTTCGCCGCCTGCTGAATGATCCGCGCACGGCGCATGCCGCCTTTATTGCGGAGACCCCGATTGATGAACCCGGCGACGACGTGCGTAACGTGGAAACGCTAAAGAGCCTGGTGGAGAATTGAGCAAATCATTGAGCAATCAAAAGATTAGAATGCTAAAGAAATTTCCCCGTAGAGACGTAGCTTGCTACGTCTCTGCATGCAGCGCCAATGATTCGCAGTTCTGGCATGACACTTTTCAAACAAAAATACAGAATTGAAAGCACGCGCAAGAAAGATTGGGACTACACATCCCGCGGGTGGTATTTCATTACGATTTGTACCAAAAATAGGGTTTGCTGCTTAGGAATGATTAGAAATGGCCAATCTGTTTTGAGCCCTTTGGGTAGTTCTGCCAATGATTCTTGGCGCGAAATCCCCAATCATTATTCGAATGTGTTCGTAGATGAATTTGTGGTCATGCCCAATCACATTCATGGCATTGTTGTGATTGAGGGTGATCACGTTCATTCACCTGACTCTCAATGGATTTCCTAATTTCCAATGGCAGCCGAGATATCACGATCGCATTATTCGCTCCAATGCGTCTTTAACAGCCGTACGGGATTATATTCAGAACAATCCGATGAATTGGGAAGAAGACGAGCATTTTGTTCAGGGAAGTGCGTTTCCCTTACAGAATGATTTAGTCTAAAAGAGAGAGACGTAGCAGAGCTACGTCTCTACGAGAGTGCATTTAAGACTCGATAAGACCATGACCGAACCGAACGTAACCAATACGACCCAGGAATTGCACTACGATCCGCAGCCGATTGAAGAAAAATGGTCGGCGCGCTGGCAGCAGGACCCGCAACTCTACGCCGCTGAGCCTTCCAGCTCGCAGCGCAAGAAATACTACGCCCTGGAGATGCTGCCGTACCCCTCGGGCGCGCTGCACATGGGGCACGTGCGCAACTACTCCATCGGCGACGCGCTCGCCCGCTACATGTGGATGCGGGGCTACAACGTGTTCCATCCCATGGGATGGGACGCTTTTGGCCTTCCGGCGGAAAATGCCGCGATCAAGAACAATGTTCCTCCGCGGGAGTGGACGCTGCGCAATATCGCCAATATGAAGACGCAGATGAAGCGTCTGGGCTTCGCCTACGACTGGTCCACAGAGGTCACCACCTGTCTTCCCGATTACTACCGCTGGAACCAGTGGTTCTTTCTCAAGATGCTGGAGCGGGGGTTGGCCTATCGCAAGAAGAGCAAGGTTAATTGGTGTCCGCAGTGTGCCACGGTTTTGGCCAACGAGCAGGTTGTGGGCGGATGCTGCTGGCGCCATGAAGATACGCTCGTGGAGCAGCGCGAACTCGAACAATGGTTCTTGCGAACCACTCGCTACGCACAAGAGTTGTTGAGCAACCTGGACCAGCTTGAGGGCTGGCCGGAAAAAGTGCGGACCATGCAGCGCAACTGGATCGGGCGCAGCGATGGCGCGAACGTTGATTTCAAAGTCGAAGGCAGTGGCGAGATCATTACGGTTTTCACCACCCGCATTGACACTATCTTCGGCGCGACCTCGGTACAGCTTGCTCCCGAGCATCCGCTGGCGGCGAAGTTGGTGGCAGAAAATCCTCGCCTCTCCTCAGAAGTACGGGAGCTGATTGCCGAGCAACGCAAAGCCAGAGAGGCCGGCGACATCGCTGCAATTGAAAAGCACGGCGTGGCCACCGGCAGTTTTGCCGTGAATCCATTCAATGGCGAGAAGCTACCCATCTGGGTGGCTAACTATGTCCTCATGGATTACGGCACCGGCGCCATCATGTCGGTTCCGGCGCATGATGAGCGCGACTATGACTTCGCAAAAAAATACGGGCTCGATATCCCCGTAGTAATCATGCCCCGCCATGAAGATGGATCGCACGTGACCAACGCGGAAGAGCACATACTGCCCTTTACCGCCGACAATAGCCTGCTCATCAATTCTGGAGAGTTTAGCGGCCTCTCCAGTCAGGAAGCGCAGGCCAAGATGACGCAGCTTGCCGAGCAGGGCGGCTTTGGCAAAGCTACGGTGACTTATCGGCTGAAAGATTGGGGCATTTCACGGCAGCGCTACTGGGGTACGCCCATCCCGGTTCTTTATTGCGATAAGTGCGGCATTGTGCCCGTGCCGGAAAAAGACTTGCCGGTCGTGCTTCCCGACAAAGTCGACATCACCTTGCAGGGTGGCTCGCCGCTCTCGCGCGTGCCCGAGTTTGTGAATGTCACGTGTCCCAAGTGCGGCGGCAAGGCGCGGCGCGAAACCGATACCATGGATACGTTCGTGGATTCGTCATGGTATTTCTACCGCTACACGAATCCGAAGTTGGATGATAAACCGGTCGATACGGCGACCATTTCCTACTGGTTTCCTATTGACCAGTACATCGGCGGCGTCGAGCACGCGATTTTGCACCTTATTTACTCGCGCTTCTGGACCATGGTTATGCGCGACCTGGGGCTGGTAAAAAACTCGGAGCCGGTAGAGAGACTCTTCACTCAGGGGATGGTGATTAAAGAAGGCGCCAAGATGTCTAAGAACAAGGGCAATGTGGTTGCGCCCGATGACATGATCGCGAAATACGGCGCCGACGCCACGCGTCTCTACACCCTGTTCGCCGCCCCGCCTGATCGCGACCTCGATTGGCAGGATACCGGCGTCGAAGGCGTAAGCCGCTTTCTCGGACGCGTCTACCGCTTCGTGATGCGCAACGCGAACGCGCCCGCCGCGCAAAAAAGTGAAGTGACTCCGGTTTTGCGTTCGGTGCAACGTAAATTGCACCAGACCATCAAACGTATCACCGACGACTTCGATGGCCGCTGGCATTTCAATACTTCCATTGCCGCCATCATGGAGTTGGTGAATGAACTTTATGCCGCCGAGAGCGAACTCGCTTCCAGCAACTTGCTCGGAGAGGTACAACGCACCCTGATTTTGTTGCTTGCTCCTTTCGCGCCTTATCTCGCCCACGAACTCTGGGCGACATTGGGCGAAAAATCGAATCTCTTGCGGCATCCCTGGCCGAAGTATGACGCGGCTTTGGCGAAAGAGGACGAAATAGAAATTGCCGTGCAGTTGAACGGCAAGGTGCGTATTCGGTTGCTCGTTCCTGCCGATGTCGCCGGAGATGAAATAAAGCAGCGTGATTTTGTGCTTAACGATGAAAAAGTGCGCGCTCTGCTCG
Proteins encoded:
- a CDS encoding deoxyribonuclease IV, yielding MSPPRSIKDEQDILKLPVPKKPPKLTSRRIGIHTSTAGGVQLAAERAYRLGCNTFQIFSSSPRQWKPYLLSRSQCDEMRSLRKKYGIKPLVIHTNYLVNLAGTNPEFHAKSIEAFRAELERALALGAEYLVLHPGSFRGSSREEGMDRVAAAIRESANGLDLKAGNLAILIENTAGAEYSLGSSFEQVGELLAKLRGLVPVGVCIDTCHTHVAGYDIVSESGMRETLAQLDSSVGLKNVAVWHCNDAKATRGSKLDRHQHIGKGQIGLEPFRRLLNDPRTAHAAFIAETPIDEPGDDVRNVETLKSLVEN
- the leuS gene encoding leucine--tRNA ligase; translated protein: MTEPNVTNTTQELHYDPQPIEEKWSARWQQDPQLYAAEPSSSQRKKYYALEMLPYPSGALHMGHVRNYSIGDALARYMWMRGYNVFHPMGWDAFGLPAENAAIKNNVPPREWTLRNIANMKTQMKRLGFAYDWSTEVTTCLPDYYRWNQWFFLKMLERGLAYRKKSKVNWCPQCATVLANEQVVGGCCWRHEDTLVEQRELEQWFLRTTRYAQELLSNLDQLEGWPEKVRTMQRNWIGRSDGANVDFKVEGSGEIITVFTTRIDTIFGATSVQLAPEHPLAAKLVAENPRLSSEVRELIAEQRKAREAGDIAAIEKHGVATGSFAVNPFNGEKLPIWVANYVLMDYGTGAIMSVPAHDERDYDFAKKYGLDIPVVIMPRHEDGSHVTNAEEHILPFTADNSLLINSGEFSGLSSQEAQAKMTQLAEQGGFGKATVTYRLKDWGISRQRYWGTPIPVLYCDKCGIVPVPEKDLPVVLPDKVDITLQGGSPLSRVPEFVNVTCPKCGGKARRETDTMDTFVDSSWYFYRYTNPKLDDKPVDTATISYWFPIDQYIGGVEHAILHLIYSRFWTMVMRDLGLVKNSEPVERLFTQGMVIKEGAKMSKNKGNVVAPDDMIAKYGADATRLYTLFAAPPDRDLDWQDTGVEGVSRFLGRVYRFVMRNANAPAAQKSEVTPVLRSVQRKLHQTIKRITDDFDGRWHFNTSIAAIMELVNELYAAESELASSNLLGEVQRTLILLLAPFAPYLAHELWATLGEKSNLLRHPWPKYDAALAKEDEIEIAVQLNGKVRIRLLVPADVAGDEIKQRDFVLNDEKVRALLDGKQVVKVISVPNKLVNIVVK